One genomic window of Sphingopyxis sp. OPL5 includes the following:
- a CDS encoding LysR family transcriptional regulator encodes MPLRNLYRMAVFAKIVEKGSFSEAARALGIAKSAVSQHLTSLEESLDVTLMIRTTRSLALTDEGLEYYESCARIVAEAERAQQGVERTRESEKGKVRLTCSYNLGLNFVVPAMAEFRTLHPNIELDLILEDRILNIVDEGIDLSLRSGWLTDSALFAVTLAPMEMVLCASESYLAEHGCPTRPSELAAHSWVGISGVFNPDRVSLETDTGKTETVNLTTPLRVNSGMAARFLIQGGAGIGMLPNYAIQEALRSGDIVRIMSEWRSKRGTISALFPSKHHMSKRSRALIEFLRTQLQETLNLNAGSSKP; translated from the coding sequence ATGCCACTGCGCAACCTCTACAGAATGGCGGTTTTCGCCAAGATCGTCGAGAAGGGCAGCTTTTCCGAGGCAGCGCGCGCGCTTGGCATCGCAAAGTCGGCCGTCAGCCAGCATCTGACTTCGCTTGAGGAATCGCTCGACGTAACCCTGATGATTCGCACCACGCGGTCACTGGCCCTAACCGATGAGGGGCTCGAATATTATGAGAGCTGCGCGCGCATCGTCGCCGAAGCCGAACGCGCCCAGCAGGGCGTGGAGCGCACGCGGGAGAGCGAAAAGGGTAAGGTTCGGCTGACCTGCTCCTATAATTTGGGCCTGAATTTCGTGGTGCCCGCTATGGCGGAGTTCCGCACATTGCATCCCAACATCGAACTGGATCTGATCCTCGAGGATCGGATCCTCAACATCGTCGATGAGGGTATCGACCTCTCGCTCAGATCAGGCTGGCTTACCGACAGTGCGCTGTTCGCCGTGACGCTGGCGCCGATGGAGATGGTTCTGTGTGCCAGCGAGTCCTATCTGGCCGAACATGGTTGCCCGACCCGCCCTTCAGAGCTGGCGGCCCATAGCTGGGTCGGGATTTCCGGCGTGTTCAATCCGGATCGGGTGTCACTTGAGACCGATACGGGGAAAACCGAGACTGTAAACCTTACCACACCTCTACGGGTCAACAGCGGCATGGCGGCGCGCTTTCTCATTCAGGGCGGTGCCGGTATCGGCATGCTTCCGAACTACGCTATTCAGGAAGCTCTTCGCTCAGGCGATATCGTGCGCATCATGTCGGAATGGCGATCCAAGCGCGGAACGATCTCGGCCCTGTTTCCTTCGAAGCATCACATGTCGAAACGCAGCCGCGCATTGATCGAGTTCCTGCGAACGCAGCTTCAAGAAACATTGAACCTCAACGCCGGCAGCTCCAAGCCGTAA